Proteins found in one Sorghum bicolor cultivar BTx623 chromosome 1, Sorghum_bicolor_NCBIv3, whole genome shotgun sequence genomic segment:
- the LOC110431656 gene encoding probable translation initiation factor eIF-2B subunit beta isoform X3, which produces MPDVQPLVSDFVLKLKRRKVEGSHAVARQTAELLRSVVSQHRMVSSANQAAALADAVRAVGEQLIAANPVELAVGNIVRRVLHIIKEEDISSTAVGIEGLSVTVDSDDEYDSEHDDRPALSAAVLAAHARNALRAPSLQTLLEDIPVSPAVSRTASSTGDSDGKSKSAGDKSSTRKLKHDVIAAIGDLIDEIDSCYEPISEQAVELIHQNEVILTLGRSRTVKEFLYAAKEKKRSFRVFVAEGAPRYQGHVLAKELVEKGVQTTVITDSAVFAMISRVNMVIVGAHAIMANGGVIAPVGMNMVALAAQRHAVPFVVVAGSHKVSCLTRRLVYRVA; this is translated from the exons ATGCCGGACGTGCAGCCGCTCGTCAGCGACTTCGTCCTCAAGCTCAAGCGCCG GAAGGTGGAGGGGTCGCATGCGGTTGCCCGGCAGACGGCGGAGCTGCTACGGTCGGTTGTGTCGCAGCATCGGATGGTTAGCAGCGCCAACCAGGCTGCCGCGCTTGCCGATGCCGTACGCGCTGTGGGGGAGCAGCTCATCGCCGCCAATCCCGTTG AGCTTGCTGTTGGAAACATCGTGAGACGTGTTTTGCATATAATAAAGGAGGAGGATATATCTTCCACAGCAGTTGGTATCGAAGGTCTTTCTGTTACTGTTGACAGTGATGATGAATATGACAGTGAACATGATGATCGCCCTGCATTATCTGCTGCTGTTCTTGCTGCACATGCTAGAAATGCCCTCCGTGCACCTTCATTGCAGACTCTGCTAGAAGACATTCCTGTGAGTCCTGCAGTTTCCCGCACTGCATCATCAACTGGTGACTCAGAcggaaaaagtaaat CAGCTGGAGATAAGAGCTCGACTAGGAAACTGAAGCATGATGTCATCGCAGCCATTGGTGATCTTATTGATGAGATTGACTCATGCTATGAGCCGATTTCTGAGCAAGCTGTGGAACTTATTCACCAAAA TGAGGTAATCCTAACTCTAGGTCGTTCTAGAACCGTCAAGGAGTTCCTGTATGCTGCGAAAGAGAAGAAGCGATCTTTTCGTGTATTTGTTGCTGAAGGTGCTCCAAG ATATCAGGGCCATGTTCTTGCAAAAGAGCTGGTTGAGAAAGGTGTACAAACTACAGTTATAACAGATTCAGCAGTTTTTGCTATGATCTCTCGAGTTAACATG GTCATAGTTGGAGCGCATGCTATCATGGCAAATGGTGGAGTCATTGCACCAGTAGGGATGAACATGGTTGCACTTGCTGCTCAAAGGCATGCTGTGCCTTTTGTTGTGGTTGCTGGTAGTCACAAG GTGTCATGCTTAACTAGACGCCTGGTATACAGAGTAGCATAG
- the LOC110431657 gene encoding SPX domain-containing protein 3-like isoform X1 — protein sequence MKFGKRLKKQVEESLPEWRDKFLAYKRLKRLVRLVSAAGSSSPRRRRRGSAAEEAAFVRLLDAEVDRFNAFFLEREEDFVIRHRARRPPSACPPIPSPSIPYAWCQYRCECDVRLRVLIVACAAQELKETAKKVAEDAWRRRRPPSAAETTSVRKEIVDLHGEMVLLLNYSAINYTGLAKILKKYDKRTGRLLRLPFIDKVLGQPFFATELISRLVRECEATMEAAFEASRGTSARTTPVAAAGQGIFRNTVAALVTMGELRSGSSTYGHFSLPPMAPPESDLLRCVCVQVAAGPASI from the exons ATGAAGTTTGGCAAGAGGCTCAAGAAGCAGGTGGAGGAGAGCCTCCCAGAGTGGAGAGACAAGTTCCTGGCGTACAAGCGCCTCAAGAGGCTCGTCCGCCTCGTCTCGGCTGCTGGTTCTTCctcgccccgccgccgccgcaggggCAGCGCCGCCGAGGAGGCCGCCTTCGTGCGCCTGCTCGACGCCGAGGTCGACCGGTTCAACGCCTTCTTCCTGGAGCGGGAGGAGGACTTCGTCATACGGCACAGGGCACGTCGTCCGCCTTCTGCCTGCCCTCCGATCCCCTCTCCCTCCATACCATACGCGTGGTGTCAATACCGGTGTGAGTGTGACGTACGATTGCGCGTCTTGATCGTCGCCTGTGCTGCCCAGGAGCTGAAGGAGACGGCCAAGAAGGTGGCAGAGGacgcgtggcggcggcggcggccgccgtcgGCAGCGGAGACGACGAGTGTGCGCAAGGAGATCGTGGACCTGCACGGGGAGATGGTACTGCTGCTCAACTACAGCGCCATCAACTACACAG GGCTGGCCAAGATCCTCAAGAAGTACGACAAGCGCACCGGGCGGCTCCTACGGCTGCCCTTCATCGACAAGGTGCTCGGGCAGCCCTTCTTCGCCACGGAGCTCATCTCCAGGCTCGTCCGCGAGTGCGAGGCCACCATGGAGGCCGCGTTCGAGGCCAGCAGAGGCACGTCGGCCAGGACGACCCCCGTGGCCGCCGCCGGGCAGGGCATCTTCCGGAACACCGTGGCGGCGCTGGTGACCATGGGCGAGCTCCGCAGCGGGAGCTCCACATACGGACACTTCTCGCTGCCACCGATGGCCCCGCCGGAGTCCGACCTCCTGCGGTGCGTGTGCGTCCAGGTCGCCGCCGGTCCAGCGTCCATCTGA
- the LOC110431656 gene encoding translation initiation factor eIF-2B subunit beta isoform X2 produces the protein MPDVQPLVSDFVLKLKRRKVEGSHAVARQTAELLRSVVSQHRMVSSANQAAALADAVRAVGEQLIAANPVELAVGNIVRRVLHIIKEEDISSTAVGIEGLSVTVDSDDEYDSEHDDRPALSAAVLAAHARNALRAPSLQTLLEDIPVSPAVSRTASSTGDSDGKSKSGDKSSTRKLKHDVIAAIGDLIDEIDSCYEPISEQAVELIHQNEVILTLGRSRTVKEFLYAAKEKKRSFRVFVAEGAPRYQGHVLAKELVEKGVQTTVITDSAVFAMISRVNMVIVGAHAIMANGGVIAPVGMNMVALAAQRHAVPFVVVAGSHKLCPLYPHNPEVLLNELKSPSDLLDFGEFSDCMNFSTQDGSPLLNVVNPTFDYVPPKLVSLFITDTGGHSPSYMYRLIAEYYSADDLVVRRKATS, from the exons ATGCCGGACGTGCAGCCGCTCGTCAGCGACTTCGTCCTCAAGCTCAAGCGCCG GAAGGTGGAGGGGTCGCATGCGGTTGCCCGGCAGACGGCGGAGCTGCTACGGTCGGTTGTGTCGCAGCATCGGATGGTTAGCAGCGCCAACCAGGCTGCCGCGCTTGCCGATGCCGTACGCGCTGTGGGGGAGCAGCTCATCGCCGCCAATCCCGTTG AGCTTGCTGTTGGAAACATCGTGAGACGTGTTTTGCATATAATAAAGGAGGAGGATATATCTTCCACAGCAGTTGGTATCGAAGGTCTTTCTGTTACTGTTGACAGTGATGATGAATATGACAGTGAACATGATGATCGCCCTGCATTATCTGCTGCTGTTCTTGCTGCACATGCTAGAAATGCCCTCCGTGCACCTTCATTGCAGACTCTGCTAGAAGACATTCCTGTGAGTCCTGCAGTTTCCCGCACTGCATCATCAACTGGTGACTCAGAcggaaaaagtaaat CTGGAGATAAGAGCTCGACTAGGAAACTGAAGCATGATGTCATCGCAGCCATTGGTGATCTTATTGATGAGATTGACTCATGCTATGAGCCGATTTCTGAGCAAGCTGTGGAACTTATTCACCAAAA TGAGGTAATCCTAACTCTAGGTCGTTCTAGAACCGTCAAGGAGTTCCTGTATGCTGCGAAAGAGAAGAAGCGATCTTTTCGTGTATTTGTTGCTGAAGGTGCTCCAAG ATATCAGGGCCATGTTCTTGCAAAAGAGCTGGTTGAGAAAGGTGTACAAACTACAGTTATAACAGATTCAGCAGTTTTTGCTATGATCTCTCGAGTTAACATG GTCATAGTTGGAGCGCATGCTATCATGGCAAATGGTGGAGTCATTGCACCAGTAGGGATGAACATGGTTGCACTTGCTGCTCAAAGGCATGCTGTGCCTTTTGTTGTGGTTGCTGGTAGTCACAAG CTGTGTCCATTGTATCCACACAACCCAGAAGTGTTACTGAATGAACTCAAATCGCCGTCTGATTTGCTCGATTTTGGCGAGTTCTCAGATTGCATGAATTTCAGTACTCAGGATGGCAGCCCCTTGCTAAATGTTGTCAACCCAACATTTGACTATGTGCCACCGAAGCTTGTGAGCCTATTCATCACTGACAC TGGGGGCCACAGTCCATCTTATATGTATCGGCTAATTGCTGAGTATTACTCAGCTGATGATCTGGTAGTGAGACGGAAGGCAACATCTTGA
- the LOC110431656 gene encoding translation initiation factor eIF-2B subunit beta isoform X1, which produces MPDVQPLVSDFVLKLKRRKVEGSHAVARQTAELLRSVVSQHRMVSSANQAAALADAVRAVGEQLIAANPVELAVGNIVRRVLHIIKEEDISSTAVGIEGLSVTVDSDDEYDSEHDDRPALSAAVLAAHARNALRAPSLQTLLEDIPVSPAVSRTASSTGDSDGKSKSAGDKSSTRKLKHDVIAAIGDLIDEIDSCYEPISEQAVELIHQNEVILTLGRSRTVKEFLYAAKEKKRSFRVFVAEGAPRYQGHVLAKELVEKGVQTTVITDSAVFAMISRVNMVIVGAHAIMANGGVIAPVGMNMVALAAQRHAVPFVVVAGSHKLCPLYPHNPEVLLNELKSPSDLLDFGEFSDCMNFSTQDGSPLLNVVNPTFDYVPPKLVSLFITDTGGHSPSYMYRLIAEYYSADDLVVRRKATS; this is translated from the exons ATGCCGGACGTGCAGCCGCTCGTCAGCGACTTCGTCCTCAAGCTCAAGCGCCG GAAGGTGGAGGGGTCGCATGCGGTTGCCCGGCAGACGGCGGAGCTGCTACGGTCGGTTGTGTCGCAGCATCGGATGGTTAGCAGCGCCAACCAGGCTGCCGCGCTTGCCGATGCCGTACGCGCTGTGGGGGAGCAGCTCATCGCCGCCAATCCCGTTG AGCTTGCTGTTGGAAACATCGTGAGACGTGTTTTGCATATAATAAAGGAGGAGGATATATCTTCCACAGCAGTTGGTATCGAAGGTCTTTCTGTTACTGTTGACAGTGATGATGAATATGACAGTGAACATGATGATCGCCCTGCATTATCTGCTGCTGTTCTTGCTGCACATGCTAGAAATGCCCTCCGTGCACCTTCATTGCAGACTCTGCTAGAAGACATTCCTGTGAGTCCTGCAGTTTCCCGCACTGCATCATCAACTGGTGACTCAGAcggaaaaagtaaat CAGCTGGAGATAAGAGCTCGACTAGGAAACTGAAGCATGATGTCATCGCAGCCATTGGTGATCTTATTGATGAGATTGACTCATGCTATGAGCCGATTTCTGAGCAAGCTGTGGAACTTATTCACCAAAA TGAGGTAATCCTAACTCTAGGTCGTTCTAGAACCGTCAAGGAGTTCCTGTATGCTGCGAAAGAGAAGAAGCGATCTTTTCGTGTATTTGTTGCTGAAGGTGCTCCAAG ATATCAGGGCCATGTTCTTGCAAAAGAGCTGGTTGAGAAAGGTGTACAAACTACAGTTATAACAGATTCAGCAGTTTTTGCTATGATCTCTCGAGTTAACATG GTCATAGTTGGAGCGCATGCTATCATGGCAAATGGTGGAGTCATTGCACCAGTAGGGATGAACATGGTTGCACTTGCTGCTCAAAGGCATGCTGTGCCTTTTGTTGTGGTTGCTGGTAGTCACAAG CTGTGTCCATTGTATCCACACAACCCAGAAGTGTTACTGAATGAACTCAAATCGCCGTCTGATTTGCTCGATTTTGGCGAGTTCTCAGATTGCATGAATTTCAGTACTCAGGATGGCAGCCCCTTGCTAAATGTTGTCAACCCAACATTTGACTATGTGCCACCGAAGCTTGTGAGCCTATTCATCACTGACAC TGGGGGCCACAGTCCATCTTATATGTATCGGCTAATTGCTGAGTATTACTCAGCTGATGATCTGGTAGTGAGACGGAAGGCAACATCTTGA
- the LOC110431657 gene encoding SPX domain-containing protein 3-like isoform X2 — protein sequence MKFGKRLKKQVEESLPEWRDKFLAYKRLKRLVRLVSAAGSSSPRRRRRGSAAEEAAFVRLLDAEVDRFNAFFLEREEDFVIRHRELKETAKKVAEDAWRRRRPPSAAETTSVRKEIVDLHGEMVLLLNYSAINYTGLAKILKKYDKRTGRLLRLPFIDKVLGQPFFATELISRLVRECEATMEAAFEASRGTSARTTPVAAAGQGIFRNTVAALVTMGELRSGSSTYGHFSLPPMAPPESDLLRCVCVQVAAGPASI from the exons ATGAAGTTTGGCAAGAGGCTCAAGAAGCAGGTGGAGGAGAGCCTCCCAGAGTGGAGAGACAAGTTCCTGGCGTACAAGCGCCTCAAGAGGCTCGTCCGCCTCGTCTCGGCTGCTGGTTCTTCctcgccccgccgccgccgcaggggCAGCGCCGCCGAGGAGGCCGCCTTCGTGCGCCTGCTCGACGCCGAGGTCGACCGGTTCAACGCCTTCTTCCTGGAGCGGGAGGAGGACTTCGTCATACGGCACAGG GAGCTGAAGGAGACGGCCAAGAAGGTGGCAGAGGacgcgtggcggcggcggcggccgccgtcgGCAGCGGAGACGACGAGTGTGCGCAAGGAGATCGTGGACCTGCACGGGGAGATGGTACTGCTGCTCAACTACAGCGCCATCAACTACACAG GGCTGGCCAAGATCCTCAAGAAGTACGACAAGCGCACCGGGCGGCTCCTACGGCTGCCCTTCATCGACAAGGTGCTCGGGCAGCCCTTCTTCGCCACGGAGCTCATCTCCAGGCTCGTCCGCGAGTGCGAGGCCACCATGGAGGCCGCGTTCGAGGCCAGCAGAGGCACGTCGGCCAGGACGACCCCCGTGGCCGCCGCCGGGCAGGGCATCTTCCGGAACACCGTGGCGGCGCTGGTGACCATGGGCGAGCTCCGCAGCGGGAGCTCCACATACGGACACTTCTCGCTGCCACCGATGGCCCCGCCGGAGTCCGACCTCCTGCGGTGCGTGTGCGTCCAGGTCGCCGCCGGTCCAGCGTCCATCTGA